Proteins encoded within one genomic window of Legionella sp. PC997:
- a CDS encoding GtrA family protein: MNELIQKFPGLFQFIRYSVVGVINNFIGYLIYLLVTFFWLEPKIAITLFYPIGALIGYFSHFKYSFSYQGTHLALLRYGIAHFIGYGINFIMLLVLVDKLKFPHQAIQAIAIFVVACALFLMFRYFVFPAENHKKGTPPDFEVVS; encoded by the coding sequence ATGAATGAATTAATCCAAAAATTTCCGGGCCTATTTCAATTCATTCGTTACAGTGTTGTGGGGGTGATTAATAATTTTATTGGTTACCTTATTTATTTGCTCGTCACTTTTTTTTGGCTTGAGCCCAAAATAGCGATTACTCTTTTTTATCCAATAGGCGCCTTGATAGGTTACTTTAGCCATTTCAAATATTCATTCTCTTATCAAGGAACACATCTCGCCCTACTACGATATGGGATCGCCCATTTTATAGGCTATGGGATTAACTTTATCATGTTATTGGTTCTTGTAGATAAACTTAAGTTTCCGCATCAAGCAATCCAAGCAATCGCTATTTTTGTAGTTGCTTGTGCCCTGTTTCTAATGTTTCGATACTTTGTTTTTCCAGCTGAAAATCATAAAAAAGGAACACCTCCGGATTTTGAGGTTGTATCTTAA
- the rffA gene encoding dTDP-4-amino-4,6-dideoxygalactose transaminase → MNQILFNRPYKTGKELHYIADSHLNNQLSGDGRFTKRCHAWLQEQTKSQKALLTHSCTAALEMAAILLDINPGDEIIMPSYTFVSTANAFVLQGGKPVFVDIREDTLNLNEQLIEAAITSKTKAIVPVHYAGVACEMDAIMDIAKRHDLRVVEDAAQGVMASYKGNTLGGIGDLGAYSFHETKNIISGEGGALLVNNPDMVMRAEIIREKGTNRSRFLRGEVDKYTWQDVGSSFLPSDMIAAFLWAQLEDAENITQQRLLIWNYYHQLLESLETKGVLRRPIVPPHCNHNAHIYYVLLAPEVNRHVILSKLKEKGIFATSHYVPLHSSEAGLRFGTSHGSLALTESLSERILRLPLWVGLTSAQQEMIVEHLSNAISN, encoded by the coding sequence ATGAATCAAATACTATTCAATAGACCATATAAAACAGGTAAAGAGCTGCATTATATTGCAGACTCTCATCTTAATAATCAACTTTCTGGCGACGGCCGATTTACCAAACGTTGCCATGCCTGGCTTCAAGAGCAAACAAAGAGCCAGAAAGCGCTATTAACCCACTCCTGTACCGCAGCCTTAGAGATGGCTGCTATATTACTGGATATAAATCCGGGGGATGAAATCATTATGCCCTCTTATACTTTTGTATCTACTGCCAATGCATTTGTGCTTCAAGGGGGTAAACCCGTTTTTGTTGATATACGTGAGGATACCCTGAACCTTAATGAGCAACTCATTGAAGCTGCCATTACATCAAAAACTAAAGCTATAGTCCCTGTACATTATGCTGGGGTTGCCTGTGAAATGGATGCGATTATGGATATAGCGAAGCGGCATGATTTGAGGGTAGTTGAGGATGCTGCTCAAGGAGTCATGGCAAGTTACAAAGGTAATACTTTAGGAGGTATTGGTGATCTGGGTGCCTATAGCTTTCATGAGACTAAAAATATCATCTCTGGAGAAGGCGGTGCACTTTTAGTAAATAACCCTGATATGGTGATGCGAGCAGAAATAATCCGAGAAAAAGGAACTAATCGCAGTAGATTTCTCCGTGGAGAAGTGGATAAATACACTTGGCAAGATGTGGGCTCATCTTTTCTACCAAGTGACATGATTGCTGCATTTCTTTGGGCTCAACTTGAAGATGCCGAAAACATTACCCAACAACGTTTATTGATCTGGAACTATTATCACCAACTTCTTGAATCTTTAGAAACTAAAGGGGTTCTTCGTCGTCCCATAGTACCCCCTCACTGTAATCACAATGCTCATATCTACTATGTGCTGCTCGCTCCAGAAGTAAATCGCCATGTTATTCTCAGCAAACTCAAAGAAAAAGGTATCTTTGCGACCTCTCATTATGTGCCATTGCATTCCTCAGAAGCAGGTCTGCGTTTCGGTACAAGCCATGGTAGTTTAGCTCTGACTGAGTCACTTTCAGAAAGAATACTTAGATTACCCTTGTGGGTTGGCCTAACATCCGCACAACAGGAAATGATTGTTGAACATCTTAGCAATGCTATAAGCAATTAA
- a CDS encoding acetyltransferase — protein MKKIILAGNAITANILLDYLAQDPRYKVVGLTVDDDFIDTNGAPGAPSIPLSNLVSDYNPHDHSIIMAMGYHDINRSRESMFHRLKAMGYLIESYIHPDAKVYTRQPLGEGCVVLPSAVVEPHVTVGANTMIWANVTLAHHSSIDEHCWVASGAVISGQAQVKRNTFIGVNATIVNEVVVDEYCIIGAGALITKNTKPSSVHLARSGEELRYSSQEYVKFFGV, from the coding sequence ATGAAAAAAATTATTTTAGCGGGCAATGCAATTACAGCCAATATTCTGCTTGATTATCTAGCACAAGACCCACGTTATAAAGTAGTAGGGCTTACAGTCGATGATGACTTCATTGACACAAATGGGGCTCCTGGTGCTCCCTCTATTCCTTTATCGAATCTGGTTTCTGATTATAACCCCCATGATCATTCGATAATTATGGCTATGGGATATCACGACATTAATCGGAGTCGTGAGTCAATGTTTCATCGCCTTAAAGCAATGGGTTATCTAATTGAGTCATATATTCATCCTGATGCTAAAGTTTATACCCGACAACCTCTTGGTGAGGGTTGTGTTGTTTTACCTTCAGCAGTTGTTGAACCCCACGTCACAGTAGGTGCGAATACTATGATCTGGGCTAATGTAACTTTGGCGCATCATTCCAGCATAGATGAGCATTGCTGGGTTGCGTCCGGCGCGGTGATTTCTGGACAAGCCCAAGTGAAGCGCAACACATTCATCGGAGTGAACGCAACAATTGTTAATGAAGTAGTAGTTGATGAGTACTGCATTATTGGTGCTGGGGCTTTAATAACCAAAAATACAAAACCCTCAAGTGTTCATTTAGCACGTTCTGGTGAGGAACTCCGCTACTCATCACAAGAATATGTGAAATTTTTTGGAGTTTAA
- the rfbB gene encoding dTDP-glucose 4,6-dehydratase: MENSKKILVTGGSGFIGSALIRHLIHHTEHFITNIDALTYAANPASLYSVKNHPRYRFEQENICDEVAISRVFTQFKPDIILHLAAESHVDRSIKTPIQFIQTNIVGTYNLLEQARQYWDTLTADKKNSFRFHHVSTDEVYGDLPHPEDQNDPNIELPLFHENSKYAPSSPYSASKASSDHLVRAWHKTYGLPVLVTNCSNNYGPFQHPEKLIPQTIQNALMGKPIPVYGKGTQIRDWLYVEDHVKALLEVALHGIVGETYNIGGYNELQNIQVVHAICDTLEELKASNNSRLKDLIIFTGDRPGHDKRYAIDATKISRQLNWKPQESFETGIRKTVQWYLEHLKLNCL, from the coding sequence ATGGAAAACAGTAAAAAGATCTTAGTCACTGGGGGTAGCGGGTTTATTGGTTCGGCGCTCATCAGACACCTCATCCATCATACTGAACACTTCATCACGAATATTGATGCCTTGACCTATGCTGCGAATCCCGCCTCTCTTTATTCAGTAAAGAATCACCCTCGTTACCGATTTGAACAGGAAAATATATGTGATGAAGTCGCAATAAGTCGAGTTTTCACTCAATTTAAACCAGACATCATCCTGCATTTAGCTGCTGAATCGCATGTGGATCGGTCTATAAAAACTCCAATTCAGTTTATCCAAACCAATATAGTGGGTACTTATAATTTACTGGAACAAGCCAGGCAATATTGGGACACTTTGACCGCAGATAAAAAAAATAGTTTTCGTTTTCATCATGTTTCTACGGATGAAGTTTATGGGGATTTGCCTCATCCCGAGGATCAAAACGATCCCAATATAGAGTTACCTTTATTTCACGAGAATTCAAAATACGCACCCAGTTCCCCTTACTCTGCTAGTAAAGCGAGTTCTGATCATCTGGTTCGTGCCTGGCATAAAACTTATGGTTTACCTGTTCTGGTTACGAATTGTTCGAATAACTATGGTCCGTTTCAGCATCCAGAAAAACTAATCCCCCAAACTATTCAAAATGCGCTTATGGGGAAACCTATCCCTGTCTATGGAAAAGGAACTCAAATACGAGATTGGTTGTATGTTGAGGATCATGTTAAAGCGTTATTAGAAGTGGCCCTGCATGGGATAGTAGGAGAGACTTACAATATTGGTGGTTATAATGAATTGCAAAATATTCAGGTTGTACATGCTATTTGCGATACGTTAGAAGAATTGAAAGCATCTAATAATTCTCGATTAAAAGATCTGATAATCTTTACAGGAGATAGGCCTGGTCACGACAAGCGCTATGCAATTGACGCAACCAAGATAAGCAGACAATTGAACTGGAAACCCCAAGAATCATTCGAAACAGGGATAAGAAAAACCGTACAATGGTATCTGGAACACTTAAAACTTAATTGCTTATAG
- a CDS encoding GNAT family N-acetyltransferase, which produces MIRLEKKGYEQIYRLYLSCPFFFPLIAAVLLDEQDGVVYVNDQNTPSQIYVEHAFGFAQIFGNMDSRFELELEDYLLLDKNFHSDKVRLYAAYAPEFILKPQYEPLRSYRQRFVLGSEYQMDTPTLLKQSGKINFSGVNQTNIDLIESHFHLVSRFWRNESDFIQKSNAIVVLYDGKLASICYAAAEANHCTEIDVLTLPNYRNLGLANKAVLCFIHHCLEIGLTPWWDCFTNNSGSMMLCKSVGFKAMNDPYLFFTINK; this is translated from the coding sequence ATGATACGATTAGAGAAAAAAGGGTATGAACAAATATATCGACTCTATTTAAGTTGCCCATTTTTTTTCCCATTAATCGCAGCGGTACTACTCGATGAGCAGGATGGTGTAGTCTATGTTAATGATCAAAATACCCCCTCCCAAATTTATGTGGAACATGCCTTTGGATTTGCACAAATATTTGGCAATATGGACTCTCGCTTTGAGCTCGAACTAGAAGACTATTTACTCCTCGATAAAAATTTTCATTCCGATAAAGTTCGTCTGTATGCTGCTTATGCTCCCGAATTTATACTAAAACCTCAATATGAGCCGCTGAGATCCTATAGGCAACGCTTCGTGCTTGGCTCTGAATATCAAATGGATACGCCAACCCTCTTGAAACAATCAGGAAAAATAAATTTCTCAGGAGTAAATCAAACAAATATTGATCTAATCGAGAGCCACTTTCATTTAGTTTCAAGATTTTGGCGAAATGAGTCTGATTTTATCCAGAAGTCTAATGCGATTGTGGTTTTATATGACGGAAAATTAGCCTCCATCTGTTATGCCGCAGCCGAAGCCAATCACTGTACAGAGATTGATGTGCTGACCCTACCTAATTATAGAAATTTGGGACTAGCGAATAAGGCTGTTCTTTGTTTTATTCATCACTGCCTTGAAATAGGATTAACTCCATGGTGGGATTGTTTCACTAATAATTCCGGTTCTATGATGCTCTGTAAGTCAGTAGGTTTTAAGGCAATGAATGATCCTTATCTTTTTTTCACTATCAATAAATAA
- a CDS encoding amino acid adenylation domain-containing protein has protein sequence MNKYFHNLGLLFDEVALENAIQPALRYPEQSLTYEELMDWSQRLGAFLLAKGMKPGDVVAIGSSKQFLTYALMIASIRLGIAYVNMDVAAPLARNLPIMHVSQAVFLFYDDPTYSKQMHDLANASKIQAIELTPDTFPSITAGDRKRQTQLMQQIDGSTIAYVMFTSGSTGTPKGVAVTHQNVLHFISWGNQYFKIKKQDNFAHLSPLYFDNSVFDFYVGLFSGASLSPVPRELLTKPYELVAHVGKMQCTIWFSVPSLLIYLVTLKAMEIKVLSKLRHIIFGGEGYPKAELKKLYELFSKQAILTNVYGPTECTCICSAYELNDDDFQQLSGLPPLGKLNPNFDYLILDEHDQEAPEGELCLLGPNVAAGYFNELERSAKSFITLTEPKRFMKRMYRTGDLVQEIDEELHFVGRKDNQVKHLGYRIELEEIEHALVKFTQINQAAVVYHRTNVAYGKLIGFVASSDDVDEQTLLGNLGEVLPTYMIPSRIIVRKELPKNPNGKVDRQQLLLQCAD, from the coding sequence ATGAATAAATATTTCCATAACTTAGGTTTACTATTCGATGAGGTTGCATTAGAAAATGCAATCCAACCTGCTCTTCGTTATCCTGAACAATCCCTTACCTATGAAGAATTGATGGATTGGTCCCAACGATTAGGTGCTTTTTTACTTGCCAAAGGAATGAAGCCTGGTGATGTGGTTGCAATTGGAAGTAGTAAACAATTTTTGACCTATGCCCTCATGATTGCGTCCATTCGGTTAGGTATCGCCTATGTCAATATGGATGTCGCCGCCCCCTTGGCCCGCAATTTACCCATTATGCATGTGAGCCAAGCGGTATTTTTATTTTATGATGATCCAACGTACAGCAAACAAATGCACGATTTAGCCAATGCAAGTAAAATCCAAGCGATTGAACTTACACCGGATACCTTTCCGTCGATCACAGCAGGTGATCGGAAACGGCAAACGCAGTTAATGCAACAAATAGATGGCTCTACGATTGCCTATGTCATGTTCACTTCAGGCTCTACAGGAACGCCCAAGGGCGTTGCGGTAACCCATCAAAATGTACTGCATTTTATCTCTTGGGGTAATCAGTATTTTAAAATAAAAAAACAGGACAATTTTGCTCATTTGAGTCCTTTGTACTTTGATAATTCGGTCTTTGATTTTTATGTAGGATTATTTTCTGGAGCCTCATTGAGTCCTGTACCGCGCGAGTTGTTGACTAAACCCTATGAACTTGTCGCTCATGTAGGCAAGATGCAATGTACTATTTGGTTTTCAGTACCCTCCTTATTAATCTATTTAGTCACCCTGAAAGCAATGGAAATCAAAGTACTCTCAAAGTTACGCCATATTATTTTTGGTGGTGAAGGTTATCCCAAGGCGGAACTAAAAAAACTTTATGAGTTGTTTTCCAAACAAGCAATATTGACTAATGTTTATGGACCTACTGAATGCACATGTATTTGTAGCGCTTATGAGTTAAATGATGATGATTTCCAACAGCTAAGTGGGCTTCCGCCCTTAGGGAAACTCAACCCTAATTTTGATTATCTTATTCTTGATGAACATGACCAAGAAGCTCCCGAGGGTGAGCTCTGTCTTCTAGGGCCGAATGTTGCGGCAGGTTATTTTAACGAATTAGAACGCAGTGCAAAATCGTTTATAACTCTTACGGAACCAAAACGTTTTATGAAACGTATGTATCGGACTGGAGATCTAGTTCAAGAAATAGATGAAGAATTACATTTTGTTGGACGAAAAGACAACCAGGTAAAACACCTGGGGTATCGTATTGAATTAGAAGAAATAGAACATGCTTTGGTAAAATTTACGCAAATAAATCAAGCAGCAGTTGTTTATCATCGAACCAATGTAGCCTATGGAAAACTTATTGGTTTTGTGGCCAGTTCTGACGATGTCGATGAACAAACCCTTTTAGGAAATTTAGGTGAAGTACTGCCAACCTATATGATCCCAAGTCGCATCATTGTAAGAAAAGAATTACCTAAAAATCCAAATGGAAAAGTAGATCGGCAACAACTCCTTTTACAATGTGCAGACTAA
- a CDS encoding SDR family NAD(P)-dependent oxidoreductase, translating to MELRGAIALVTGGAKGLGLAIATYLYEQGAKVLIVDLDARALDDLPQGLEGYVLDVTQPNEVKNVIQEIITCHGRIDILVNNAGVIFSKPLVSIMNAPDIMHDYESFRQCITKNMDSVFIMTAAVVEHMVMKRIKGAIVNISSISARGNEGQIAYSAAKAGVDAMTVTLSKELGRLGIRCNAVAPGFINTDSTRHALNESIIKHIQTNTPLRRLGEANNVALAVASLITNDFMNGVVLDVNGGLTI from the coding sequence TTGGAGCTTAGAGGTGCAATTGCCCTGGTTACTGGGGGCGCGAAAGGACTAGGCTTGGCAATTGCTACTTATTTATATGAGCAGGGTGCCAAGGTTCTAATCGTAGATTTGGATGCTCGAGCTCTGGATGACTTACCCCAAGGTTTGGAAGGTTATGTTCTTGATGTGACCCAGCCCAATGAAGTAAAAAATGTTATCCAGGAGATCATCACTTGCCACGGTCGCATTGACATTTTAGTGAATAATGCGGGGGTCATCTTTAGCAAACCTCTAGTGAGCATCATGAATGCTCCCGATATCATGCATGATTATGAAAGCTTTCGCCAATGTATTACTAAGAACATGGATTCTGTATTCATAATGACCGCAGCCGTTGTCGAGCACATGGTAATGAAAAGAATTAAAGGGGCCATCGTAAACATTAGTTCAATTAGTGCCCGCGGTAATGAAGGACAAATTGCTTACTCTGCAGCAAAAGCGGGAGTTGATGCGATGACAGTCACTTTATCTAAAGAACTTGGGAGGTTGGGTATTCGGTGTAATGCAGTAGCACCAGGCTTTATAAACACTGATTCCACCCGACATGCACTTAATGAATCCATAATCAAACACATTCAAACCAATACACCCCTTCGGAGACTTGGCGAGGCAAATAATGTAGCTCTTGCAGTAGCTTCTCTGATCACCAATGATTTTATGAATGGTGTGGTACTGGATGTTAACGGCGGATTGACCATTTAA
- a CDS encoding class I SAM-dependent methyltransferase, whose translation MKNDFRYCCPELKCERAILSSQNDGLHCPNGHFFPFIQNTNAPIFACEADNANDYAQEDAVTIHDNSFQWVFQTFGTDESTLRKNLVSRLNLSPGQTILVTGAGSGNDLPFLAQNLRGKGTIYAQDISKQMLIAGIEKYSSSLKEFGVEVFFSASDATNLPFEDNFFDAAYHFGGLNLFSDIQKGISEMDRVVKPGGQVLICDEGIAPWLKETELGKMLIKNNPLYAYEAPLSLIPANARAAKLSWELSHCFYVIEFTVADTALPINIDIPHRGKRGGSIRSRYLGQLEGVDPALRDKVYAVAEKLGMSRVEYLERLLKMGCEL comes from the coding sequence ATGAAAAATGATTTCCGTTATTGCTGTCCTGAATTGAAATGTGAACGTGCGATTTTGTCCAGTCAAAATGATGGGTTGCATTGTCCTAATGGACATTTCTTCCCCTTTATTCAAAACACAAATGCTCCTATTTTTGCGTGTGAAGCAGATAATGCTAATGATTACGCCCAAGAAGATGCAGTGACCATTCATGACAATTCGTTCCAATGGGTTTTTCAAACTTTTGGAACCGATGAATCCACTTTAAGAAAAAATTTAGTTTCCCGTTTAAATTTATCCCCAGGCCAGACCATTCTGGTGACAGGAGCTGGTTCGGGTAATGATCTCCCCTTTCTTGCCCAAAATTTACGTGGAAAAGGGACTATTTATGCGCAAGATATATCCAAACAAATGCTCATAGCAGGCATAGAAAAATACAGTTCTAGTCTTAAAGAATTTGGTGTAGAGGTATTTTTCTCAGCAAGTGATGCGACAAATCTCCCCTTTGAAGATAATTTTTTTGATGCTGCTTATCATTTTGGGGGACTTAATTTATTCTCTGATATTCAGAAAGGGATATCGGAAATGGATCGCGTTGTTAAACCGGGTGGACAAGTGCTCATCTGTGATGAAGGAATAGCTCCCTGGCTTAAGGAAACTGAGCTTGGGAAGATGCTTATTAAAAATAACCCACTGTACGCTTATGAAGCTCCGTTGTCTCTCATTCCCGCCAATGCTAGAGCGGCAAAGTTATCCTGGGAACTTAGTCATTGTTTTTATGTCATAGAATTTACGGTGGCAGATACAGCACTCCCCATTAATATTGATATCCCTCATAGGGGTAAACGAGGCGGAAGCATCCGTTCACGTTATCTTGGACAGCTTGAAGGAGTGGATCCCGCTTTGAGAGATAAGGTGTATGCAGTGGCAGAAAAACTTGGTATGAGCAGAGTTGAATACTTAGAGCGATTGCTAAAAATGGGTTGTGAGTTGTAA
- a CDS encoding sulfatase-like hydrolase/transferase, with the protein MMRHSVFNNPELPYLVYLQNNSVYSKWLLFTFFGTAFFCLGFFLFEKQSKMFVLIFLLLNLFNLGKTITPKLNFDAPQTPNKHQPQIVLKNKKNVYFILADSLTNINGLNRLGIQNDHHQFLNELEQKGFVNYPDFYTSLQATQYALFTYFNLSYKYQDLNAYQVDPILRLRHILNEGKLYDIFRDNGYKINIMHELDVFLLDNCSADLCYFNVTNKLRPSLNSIKEKVLSILSFLSPVNLSVLFKEEKKVLFFDPNELAHNDRNAFITETLQKLKKLNLDHPNFTYIHAFTFPAHSDTNSKTINHCNEAEEIQKYSQRINSTSQFVVSMVDTIRARDKNSIIIIAGDHGPYIFKHCTREGIRNPEEVIERQGAFLSILWGDEYDGKYNSRIKSSHNLFRYVLSYLAENEALLNNMDKDHAFTLYSNQQIGQTITDGRINKKIVLVANQDKAA; encoded by the coding sequence ATGATGAGACATTCTGTCTTTAATAATCCAGAATTACCTTATTTGGTTTATTTGCAAAACAATTCGGTTTATTCAAAATGGTTGCTTTTTACTTTTTTTGGCACAGCATTTTTCTGCCTGGGCTTTTTTCTATTCGAAAAGCAAAGCAAAATGTTTGTTTTGATTTTCTTGCTGCTTAATCTTTTTAATTTGGGGAAAACCATTACTCCGAAATTAAATTTCGATGCTCCTCAAACACCAAATAAACATCAGCCACAAATTGTCTTAAAAAATAAAAAAAACGTATATTTTATCCTCGCAGACAGCTTAACTAATATTAATGGCTTAAATCGGTTGGGCATACAAAATGATCATCATCAATTTCTGAATGAATTAGAACAAAAGGGGTTTGTTAATTACCCGGATTTTTATACTTCCTTACAAGCAACGCAATATGCGTTATTTACTTATTTTAACTTAAGTTATAAATACCAGGATTTAAATGCGTATCAAGTGGATCCTATTTTACGATTAAGACACATATTAAATGAGGGAAAACTGTACGATATTTTTAGAGATAATGGTTATAAGATAAATATCATGCATGAACTGGATGTATTTTTATTAGATAATTGTTCAGCAGATCTTTGCTATTTTAACGTGACCAATAAGTTAAGACCTTCTCTTAACAGCATAAAAGAAAAAGTCTTATCTATTCTTAGTTTCTTATCTCCCGTAAACCTGAGTGTTTTATTCAAAGAAGAAAAAAAGGTTTTATTTTTTGATCCAAACGAACTTGCCCATAATGATAGGAATGCGTTTATTACTGAAACCCTCCAAAAATTAAAGAAATTGAATTTAGACCATCCTAATTTTACTTATATCCATGCATTTACTTTCCCTGCTCATTCAGATACCAATTCCAAGACAATTAATCACTGTAATGAAGCAGAGGAAATACAAAAATACAGCCAACGAATAAATTCTACGTCGCAATTTGTAGTGTCAATGGTGGATACGATTCGAGCAAGGGATAAAAATTCGATCATTATTATTGCCGGAGATCATGGTCCGTATATTTTTAAACACTGTACTCGGGAAGGGATCCGAAATCCTGAAGAGGTTATCGAACGACAAGGGGCTTTTTTATCAATTCTTTGGGGTGACGAATACGATGGAAAATACAACAGCCGCATAAAATCGTCGCATAATCTGTTTCGTTATGTTTTATCTTATCTCGCTGAAAATGAAGCATTACTCAATAACATGGATAAGGACCATGCGTTTACTTTATATAGTAATCAACAAATTGGTCAGACTATTACCGATGGTAGGATTAATAAAAAAATAGTTCTAGTGGCAAACCAGGATAAAGCTGCATAA
- a CDS encoding acyltransferase — MKVLGQHRFFPGLNGLRAIAALCVFIQHTGVFLRLFGYQNADKYNHYFLSGHEAVLLFFVLSGFLITYRLLEEQNQTTKINLKKFYLGRILRIVPLQILIVSLSFLMFLGFYGLIPSYHEPIHPLSTFLLLLFIPNIAGLVDNVVNGASHIWSLGVENEFYLIWPLLLIRFKKSVLVMMVSFIIIKLVFELFILPAFISHIYSNHFTSLLAKFLLRLFPIENMAVGAFGAWLLFTQKTRILNIIFNPITQLLTYISIAWLISCNTHGISHYIEASLVPFIFLSLILNVSCNPRSFFKCENKVFNYLGTISYGIYMFHPIVVFLTIWFIRNYVPHDNALYVAFIYISCMGLTIGVAGLSFKYLEEPIMRLKRKKALAEEAVSVSFSASTS; from the coding sequence ATGAAGGTATTAGGGCAACACCGCTTTTTTCCAGGACTTAATGGTTTACGGGCTATTGCTGCCCTATGTGTTTTCATACAACATACCGGGGTATTTTTGAGATTATTTGGTTATCAAAATGCCGATAAATATAATCATTATTTTTTATCTGGCCATGAGGCTGTATTGCTTTTTTTCGTATTAAGTGGTTTTCTAATTACGTATAGACTGCTCGAAGAACAAAATCAGACGACAAAAATTAATTTAAAAAAATTCTATTTGGGGCGTATTTTACGCATAGTACCCTTACAGATATTGATTGTGAGCCTCAGTTTTCTCATGTTTTTAGGGTTTTATGGTTTAATACCCTCATATCATGAACCCATTCATCCTCTATCAACATTTCTTCTTCTTTTATTCATTCCCAATATTGCTGGATTAGTAGACAATGTTGTTAATGGAGCCTCTCATATATGGTCATTGGGAGTCGAAAATGAATTTTATTTGATTTGGCCATTATTACTTATTCGATTTAAAAAGTCAGTCCTTGTGATGATGGTTTCATTCATTATAATAAAATTGGTTTTTGAATTGTTCATTCTACCCGCGTTTATTAGTCATATTTATTCAAATCACTTCACAAGCTTATTGGCTAAATTTTTACTTCGCCTATTCCCAATTGAAAATATGGCAGTAGGTGCATTTGGCGCATGGTTATTATTTACTCAAAAAACCAGAATATTAAATATTATTTTTAATCCTATAACACAATTATTAACTTATATATCTATTGCTTGGTTAATCTCGTGTAACACTCATGGGATATCCCACTACATTGAAGCTTCCTTGGTACCTTTCATATTTTTATCGTTAATTCTAAATGTTTCATGTAATCCTCGAAGTTTTTTTAAATGTGAAAATAAGGTATTTAATTACTTAGGAACAATTTCTTACGGAATTTATATGTTTCATCCAATTGTTGTATTTTTGACTATATGGTTTATTCGTAATTATGTACCTCATGATAATGCTCTGTATGTCGCTTTTATTTATATATCATGCATGGGTTTAACCATTGGAGTTGCAGGTCTATCATTTAAGTATTTGGAAGAGCCGATTATGCGTCTTAAACGCAAAAAAGCCCTAGCTGAAGAAGCCGTATCAGTTTCTTTTTCAGCATCTACTTCTTAG
- a CDS encoding acyl carrier protein, translating to MNQRLVSVLANVFGLRTDEIKVELTKANLGSWDSLKQMDLVISLEREFNVALEIPDIIRMDSVGQIIDVLANKGVDLGA from the coding sequence ATGAATCAGCGTTTAGTTTCGGTTTTAGCGAATGTGTTTGGTTTACGAACGGATGAAATAAAAGTTGAATTGACTAAAGCGAATTTGGGAAGTTGGGACTCCCTTAAACAGATGGACTTAGTAATATCGCTCGAACGAGAGTTCAATGTTGCGTTAGAAATACCTGATATTATTCGAATGGATTCAGTTGGACAAATCATTGACGTTCTCGCAAATAAAGGAGTTGATCTTGGAGCTTAG